Within the Streptosporangiales bacterium genome, the region GTGCTCATACGGGTACTCGTCAAGCGGCTCAACGGCCGGTTGCCGCGCAGTGCCTGGACTCGGGACGACGTATTCGTGAATGCCCTGCGCGATCTGGCGTCCTCGGCGCTGGTGATCGGGGGTGCCTGGTTCGCGGCCACCCTGCTGCCGCTGACCGGCACGGTGAGCAAGTGGACGTACCGGCTCCTGTTGAGCCTGCTGATCCTGTTGGTCGCCCTTGCGGTGAGCCGGCTGGTGGGCAGCCTGGTACGCACGGTGCTCACCAAGACCGGGGTGGCGAGCTCGGCCAGCATCTTCGTGAACATCGCGCGCATCGCGGTGCTCGCGGTCGGCATGTTGATCTTGCTGCAGACGATGGGCGTCTCGATCACCCCGCTACTGACCGCCATGGGAGTCGGCGGTATCGCGATCGCCCTCGCCCTGCAGGACACCTTGGCGAACCTGTTCGCCGGCGTACACCTGCTGGCGTCGCGGAAGCTGCAACCGGGCAACTACATCAAGCTCCCGGACGGCCACGAGGGATACGTGGTCGACATCAACTGGCGCAACACCACGATGCGTGACCTGCTCGACAACATGGTCATCGTGCCGAACGCGATGATCTCCAACAGCGCCGTGGTCAACTACGACCAGCCGGCGAAGGACCTGTACATGGTCGTACAGGCCCGCGTCACCTACGACTGCGACCTGGCCACGGTCGAGCGGATCATCGTCGCCGTCGGCCGTGACGTCCTGTCGAGCATCGACGGCGGCGTCGCCGACGCCGAGCCCGTCGTCCGGTTCCACACCTTCGGCGACCTCGGCATCGAGTTCTCCGTGATCATGCAGATCGAGGAGTACGGCGACCAGTTCCTGATCAAGCACGAGTTCGTCAAGCGCCTGCACGAGCGC harbors:
- a CDS encoding mechanosensitive ion channel, which codes for MHQPPTWAELIFAVAAVVVGVTAAVLIRVLVKRLNGRLPRSAWTRDDVFVNALRDLASSALVIGGAWFAATLLPLTGTVSKWTYRLLLSLLILLVALAVSRLVGSLVRTVLTKTGVASSASIFVNIARIAVLAVGMLILLQTMGVSITPLLTAMGVGGIAIALALQDTLANLFAGVHLLASRKLQPGNYIKLPDGHEGYVVDINWRNTTMRDLLDNMVIVPNAMISNSAVVNYDQPAKDLYMVVQARVTYDCDLATVERIIVAVGRDVLSSIDGGVADAEPVVRFHTFGDLGIEFSVIMQIEEYGDQFLIKHEFVKRLHERFRAEGIDIPHPMRGMDFLEREPLGTAAS